GATGCCGACGGGACGCGGCATCCGGGCTTGAAGGCGGAATCCCTGGCGGAGGCCGAGCGCCTGGTCGCGGCCTACCGGGCCGATCCGCCCGCCCTGTGGTTCACCTATCACGTCTACTACAAGGCGCCGGACTGGATCGGCCCGGCGGTGTCGCGGGCGCTCGGCATCCCCTACGTGGTGGCGGAGGGCTCGCGGGCGCCGAGGCGCGCCCATGGCCCGCACGCCCTCGGCCATGCCGGCGCCGAGGCGGCCCTCGACGCCGCCGACCTGATCCTCGTCATGAACCGCCGCGACCGGCCGGCCTTGGAAGCGGCGCGGCCGAGGGGACAGGTGCTCGCCGAGTTGCCGCCGTTTCTCGATCCGGGCGACTGGCTGCTGCCCGTGCAGCCTTGTTCCGTCGACGAGCCGAGCCGAGATCGGCGCGGGATCTCCTCTCCCCGCGGGCGGGGAGAGGGCTGTGTTCCCGTCCAGGGAACGCAGCGAGGCGCAGCCGAGGGTGAGGGGGAATTTCCGGAGGAGTCTCATCCGTCGAGACCCCCTCGCTCCGGCTTCGCCTGCGCTCACTTCATCGACGACAAGGTCGATGAAGCCCTCTCCCCACCCGCGGGGAGAGGAGAGACCCCGCGCCTCGTTCTTCCCCGAACGGCCCTGTCCATCGCGAACTCGCCCGCCCCCCTGCGCCTCCTCACCGTCGCGATGATGCGGGAGGGCGACAAGCTCGCCTCCTACCGCCTTCTCGCCGAAGCGCTGGCGCAGCTCGGCGATCGTTCTTGGACCCTCGACGTGGCCGGCGACGGCCCGGCGGCAGCGGAAGTCGCGTCCCTGCTCGCCCCCTTCGGCGACCGGGTGCGACGCCACGGCACCGTGGCGCCCGCCGGCCTCTCGGCCCTCTACGCCGCCGCCGACCTCCTGGTCTGGCCGGCCGTGAACGAGGCCTACGGCATGGCGCTGCTGGAGGCGCAGGCCCATGGCTGCCCGGTGGTGGCCGGCGGCTACGGCGGGGTACCGGACGTGGTGCGGGACGGCGTGACCGGCCGGGTGACGCCGCCGGGCGACGTTTCGGCCTTCACCGCCGCGATCCGCGACCTCGCCGGGGCGCCCGGGACCCTCGCGGCGATGCAAGGCGCCGCCCTCGCCTTCGCCCGCGAGGAACGCGGCCTGATCGCCGCCGCCGCCCGCCTGCGCGCGGCGCTCGGCCCCCTGCTCCGGGAGCGCGCATGAGCCGGATCCTGATCGCCGTCACCCACCTCCTCGGGGCCGGGCACCTCACCCGGGCGGCGTCCCTGGCGCGGGCCTTCGCGGAGGCCGGCCACACCGTGACGCTCGTCTCCGGCGGCATGCCGGTAGCGCTGCCGCGCCTCGACGGCATCCGCCTGGTGCAGCTGCCGCCGGTGCGGATCACCGGCACCGCCTTCACGGCGCTCCTCGACCCGGAGGGCACGCCGGTGACACCGGAGCGCCTGGCGGCCCGCCGCCAGACCCTGCTCGCCGCCGTCGCGGAGGCCGCGCCGGACGCGGTCATCACCGAACTCTACCCGTTCGGCCGCCGGGTGCTGGCGCCGGAATTCGAGACCCTGGTCGCGGTCGTGCTGGCGGCCTCGCCGCGCCCCCTGTTGCTGGCCTCGATCCGTGACATCCTGGCGACCCCGAGCCGGCGTGACCGGATCGCCGCCACCCATGCCCGCCTCGAGGCTTACGACGCCGTTCTGGTCCACGGCGATCCGGCCTTCCTGCCGCTGGACGCCTCCTGGCCGGTCGAGGCGACGGTGGCGGCGCGCTTGCGCTATACCGGCTACGTCGACGAGGCCGAGACCGTCCCGGCGCCGGGCGGTCCCCGCTCCGGCATCGTGGTCTCCGGCGGCTCCAGCGCCGCCGGGCTGCCGCTGCAGGAGGCGGCGGTCGCGGCCGCACACCTCACCCCCGCCCTGTCCTGGCGCATCCTCGTCGGCCGTGCGGTGCCCGAGCCCGCCTTCGCGGCACTGGCGGCGGCCGCGCCCGCGAACGCGGTCGTCGAACGGGCGCGGCCCGATTTCCGCGCCCTGCTGTCGCGGGCCGCCCTCTCGGTCAGCCAGGCCGGCTACAACACGGTGCTAGATCTCCTGCACGGGGGCTGCCCGGCCCTGCTGGTGCCGTTCGAGGCCGGCCAGGAGACCGAGCAGCGCCGGCGCGCCGAGACCCTGGCGGCCCACGGCCTCGCGCGGGTGCTGCCGGAGAGCGAGCTGACGGCGGAACGCCTGGCGCAGGCGGTCCTGGCCGCACCCCTGCGGGCCACGGACCACGCTATCGCCCGCGACGGGGCGCGGCGGAGCGTGGCGATCGTCGAGGGGATGCTGGCTGGCGTCGATGCAGATGTCCAACGTGGCCGGATGACACTCTTCCCCTCCCCCTTGTGGGGAGGGGTCAGGGGTGGGGGTGGTGCAGGAGGCACCGCAATGCTCTATCCGGCACCACCCCCACCCCTAGCCCCTCCCCACAAGGGGGAGGGGAAAGTGCCCTTCCTTGCCACCAATCTCGACTTGAATCCGTTGATCGACGCCCTCGCCCGCGCCACGGACGAAGGCCGAACCACCCTTCTCTGGTGGCGCGACGACGACGCGGTCGCCCACACCCCCGCCCTCGACCGCCTGCTCGCGCTCGCCGCCCGGACCGGCTGGCCGATGGCGCTCGCGGCGGTGCCGGCCCGGGCCGCGCCGTCGCTGGCGGCGCGTCTCGCCGACGAGGCCCGGGTCGATCTCCTGGTCCACGGCCTCGCCCATGCCAACCACGCCCCGATCGAGGCCAAGACGGCGGAGTTCGGCCCGCATCGCCCCCTCGCCGCGCTGAAGGCCGACGCGGCGGAAGCCCTGCTCCTCGCGACAGCCCGCCTCGGCCCCCGCCTGCTGCCGGTGCTGGTCCCGCCCTGGAACCGCATCGCCCCCGCCTTCCCCGAGGTCCTGCCGGCTCTCGGGTACCGCGGCCTCTCGGCGGCCAGCCCCCTGCCCCCGGTGCCCGGGCTCGTGCAGGCCGACGCCGCGATCGATCCGATCGCCTGGCGCGCCGGTGGCGGGCTGGCCGACCCGGCCTGGGTGATCGCCCGCGCCGCCCGGGCGGTGGCGGAGGGCGGCCCGGTCGGGCTCCTCACCCACCATCTGGTGCAGGACGACGCGACCTGGGAGTTCTGCGAACGCCTCCTCGACCGTCTCGCGACTCATGTTGCGATAGATCGGGCTTCGCGAATATCGCGGGCCGCCACTTTGTTTGCGCCCCCGCCGTCGCCCGTGTCACAAACGGACCCTATCTTCCCTTGAAGACCCGGGGATGCCCCCCGAGAGGACCGCACGGCACCAGGATGACGGCACCGCTCCTGTCGATCCGCGACCTCACGGTCGATTTCACCACCGATACCGGCTCGTTCCGGGCGGTGGACGGCCTGTCCCTCGACGTGCCGGCGGGCCGCACCGTGGCCCTCGTCGGCGAGTCGGGCTCGGGCAAGTCGGTCACCGCTCAGGCCATCCTGCAGATCCTGCCCAAGGTCGCCCGGATCACCGGCGGCGGCATACGCCTCCAGGACCCGTCCGGTCCCGCCGGCGGCACCGACATCGCGATGCTGAAGGCCGATTCCGCCCGGATGCAAGCCTTGCGCGGCGGGCGGATCGCGATGATCTTCCAGGAGCCGATGACCTCGCTGTCGCCGCTCCACACGGTCGGCGATCAGGTCACCGAGGCCCTGCGGCTGCATGCCGACGTCTCGGCCGACCAGGCCAAGGCTCGAGCGGTCGAGGTGTTCGACCGTGTCGGATTCCCCGATCCGAAGCGGGCGCTCGTCACCTACCCGTTCGAGTTGTCGGGGGGGCTGCGCCAGCGCGCGATGATCGCCATGGCGCTGATCACCAAGCCCGCCCTCCTCATCGCCGACGAGCCGACGACCGCCCTCGACGTGACCACCCAGGCCCAGATCCTGGAACTGATGCGCGAGCTGCAGGCCGAGACCGGCATGGCGATGCTGCTCATCACCCATGATCTCGGGGTGGTGGCCAACATGGCCGACGACGTGGTGGTGATGTATCGCGGCCGGGTGATGGAGGCGGGCTCGCGCGAAGAGATCTTCCGCCGTCCCGGCCACCCCTACCTGAAGGCGCTGATGCGGGCGGTGCCGCGCTTCCACATGGCGCCCGGCGAGCGCCTGACCCCGATCCGCGAGGTGAAGAGCGCGGTGCTCGCCCGCAAGGCCGGCGAGCCGCATCGGCCCGATCCGGCCGGGCCGCTTCTCGCCATCGAGGGGGTGCGCAAGTCCTTCACCCTGCGCTCGGGCTGGTTCAAGGGAAAGACCCGCACGATCAACGCCGTCAACGGCGTCTCCTTGAGCCTGCATCCGGGCCGGACTCTGGGCCTCGTCGGCGAGTCGGGCTGCGGCAAGACCACCCTCTCGAAGGTGGTGATGCGGGCTTTGCGCCCCGATGCCGGCACCGTCACCTTCGACGACGGGTCGGGCCGCGGGCCTCGCGACGTCTTCGCCCTCAAGGACCGGGAGCTGAAGGATTTCCGCCGCGCGGTGCAGTTCGTGTTCCAGGACCCGTTCTCGTCGCTCAACCCGCGGATGACGGTCTACGAACTGCTGACCGAGCCCCTGCGCATCCACGGCGTCGGCAGCTCGGACGAGCGCTACGAGCGGACCAAGGAACTCCTGGACATGGTCGGGCTCGACCAGTCTTCGCTGCGCCGCTACCCGCACGCCTTCTCGGGCGGCCAGCGCCAGCGCCTCGGCATCGCCCGGGCACTGGCCCTCAAGCCCCGGGTCTTGCTCTGCGACGAGCCGGTCTCGGCCCTCGACGTCTCGGTCCAGGCCCAAGTTCTCAACCTGCTGAAGGACCTCCAGGCGAGCCTCGGCGTGTCCTACCTGTTCGTCTCGCACAACCTCGCGGTGGTCGACTACATCGCCGACACCATCGCCGTCATGTGCCGGGGCTACATCGTGGAGGAGGCGCCGAAGGAGGCGCTCTTCAAGAACCCCGCCCATCCCTACACGAGGGCGCTTCTGGCCGCCGTGCCCGAACCCGATCTCGACCACCCCCTCGACCTGAAGCTGCTGATGAGCGACCGCTTCTCCGATCCGGCGAGCTGGCCCGAGCCCTACCGCCTCACCG
This sequence is a window from Methylobacterium sp. SyP6R. Protein-coding genes within it:
- a CDS encoding ABC transporter ATP-binding protein encodes the protein MTAPLLSIRDLTVDFTTDTGSFRAVDGLSLDVPAGRTVALVGESGSGKSVTAQAILQILPKVARITGGGIRLQDPSGPAGGTDIAMLKADSARMQALRGGRIAMIFQEPMTSLSPLHTVGDQVTEALRLHADVSADQAKARAVEVFDRVGFPDPKRALVTYPFELSGGLRQRAMIAMALITKPALLIADEPTTALDVTTQAQILELMRELQAETGMAMLLITHDLGVVANMADDVVVMYRGRVMEAGSREEIFRRPGHPYLKALMRAVPRFHMAPGERLTPIREVKSAVLARKAGEPHRPDPAGPLLAIEGVRKSFTLRSGWFKGKTRTINAVNGVSLSLHPGRTLGLVGESGCGKTTLSKVVMRALRPDAGTVTFDDGSGRGPRDVFALKDRELKDFRRAVQFVFQDPFSSLNPRMTVYELLTEPLRIHGVGSSDERYERTKELLDMVGLDQSSLRRYPHAFSGGQRQRLGIARALALKPRVLLCDEPVSALDVSVQAQVLNLLKDLQASLGVSYLFVSHNLAVVDYIADTIAVMCRGYIVEEAPKEALFKNPAHPYTRALLAAVPEPDLDHPLDLKLLMSDRFSDPASWPEPYRLTGGAAGTMTEIEPGHCVRVAGQVLRQAA
- a CDS encoding glycosyltransferase family 4 protein, producing MSRVAFYAPLKAPDHPVPSGERTMARLLLRALAAAGFAPDLASRLRTRDADGTRHPGLKAESLAEAERLVAAYRADPPALWFTYHVYYKAPDWIGPAVSRALGIPYVVAEGSRAPRRAHGPHALGHAGAEAALDAADLILVMNRRDRPALEAARPRGQVLAELPPFLDPGDWLLPVQPCSVDEPSRDRRGISSPRGRGEGCVPVQGTQRGAAEGEGEFPEESHPSRPPRSGFACAHFIDDKVDEALSPPAGRGETPRLVLPRTALSIANSPAPLRLLTVAMMREGDKLASYRLLAEALAQLGDRSWTLDVAGDGPAAAEVASLLAPFGDRVRRHGTVAPAGLSALYAAADLLVWPAVNEAYGMALLEAQAHGCPVVAGGYGGVPDVVRDGVTGRVTPPGDVSAFTAAIRDLAGAPGTLAAMQGAALAFAREERGLIAAAARLRAALGPLLRERA
- a CDS encoding glycosyltransferase, translating into MSRILIAVTHLLGAGHLTRAASLARAFAEAGHTVTLVSGGMPVALPRLDGIRLVQLPPVRITGTAFTALLDPEGTPVTPERLAARRQTLLAAVAEAAPDAVITELYPFGRRVLAPEFETLVAVVLAASPRPLLLASIRDILATPSRRDRIAATHARLEAYDAVLVHGDPAFLPLDASWPVEATVAARLRYTGYVDEAETVPAPGGPRSGIVVSGGSSAAGLPLQEAAVAAAHLTPALSWRILVGRAVPEPAFAALAAAAPANAVVERARPDFRALLSRAALSVSQAGYNTVLDLLHGGCPALLVPFEAGQETEQRRRAETLAAHGLARVLPESELTAERLAQAVLAAPLRATDHAIARDGARRSVAIVEGMLAGVDADVQRGRMTLFPSPLWGGVRGGGGAGGTAMLYPAPPPPLAPPHKGEGKVPFLATNLDLNPLIDALARATDEGRTTLLWWRDDDAVAHTPALDRLLALAARTGWPMALAAVPARAAPSLAARLADEARVDLLVHGLAHANHAPIEAKTAEFGPHRPLAALKADAAEALLLATARLGPRLLPVLVPPWNRIAPAFPEVLPALGYRGLSAASPLPPVPGLVQADAAIDPIAWRAGGGLADPAWVIARAARAVAEGGPVGLLTHHLVQDDATWEFCERLLDRLATHVAIDRASRISRAATLFAPPPSPVSQTDPIFP